Proteins encoded in a region of the Bacteroidales bacterium WCE2004 genome:
- a CDS encoding DNA-binding transcriptional regulator, XRE-family HTH domain — translation MQQDFFHSNLRRARERAGLSQAELSDGIGIARTTIVSLESGKTRLFNKNLPLVADHLHLSIEELLCGAPAEVLLQDEPTRAEHEKALKTEYEERIALLQERLEAEKRLNEALQSNVDSLTRSNQYLLEQLRKE, via the coding sequence ATGCAGCAAGATTTCTTCCATAGCAATCTGCGTCGCGCACGCGAACGCGCCGGACTCTCCCAGGCCGAACTGTCGGACGGGATCGGCATCGCGCGGACGACCATTGTCTCGCTCGAGAGCGGCAAGACGCGGCTGTTCAACAAGAATCTACCGTTGGTCGCCGACCATCTCCACCTCTCGATCGAAGAGCTGCTCTGCGGCGCGCCCGCCGAAGTCCTCCTGCAGGACGAGCCGACGCGCGCGGAGCATGAAAAGGCCCTGAAGACCGAATACGAAGAGCGCATCGCCCTGCTTCAGGAAAGGCTCGAAGCGGAGAAGCGCCTCAACGAAGCCCTGCAGTCCAACGTGGACTCGCTCACACGCTCGAACCAGTATCTGCTCGAGCAGCTCCGCAAAGAATAG
- a CDS encoding RNase HII: MHEPHLLPYLEAGRREAGCDEAGRGPLAGPVYAAAVILPADFHHPLLDDSKKMTEKERDLLRPIIEQEAVAWAVEAVQAEEIDRLNILGASLEGMRRAVRRLAVKPDFLLIDGNRFRPFDGYPYQTVVHGDATYASIAAASVLAKTWRDERMRELAKQYPQYGWEHNMGYPTPEHIAAIKAHGYCPEHRKSFHPKELEPTLFDQI, encoded by the coding sequence ATGCACGAGCCACATCTTCTCCCGTATCTGGAAGCCGGCCGGCGGGAAGCCGGATGCGACGAGGCGGGACGCGGGCCGCTGGCCGGTCCTGTGTACGCCGCCGCCGTCATCCTGCCCGCGGATTTCCACCATCCGCTGCTGGACGATTCCAAGAAGATGACGGAGAAGGAGCGGGACCTGCTCCGCCCCATCATCGAGCAGGAGGCCGTGGCGTGGGCCGTGGAGGCTGTCCAGGCGGAAGAGATCGACCGCCTCAACATCCTCGGCGCCTCGCTGGAGGGGATGCGCCGGGCCGTGCGGCGGCTCGCCGTGAAGCCGGATTTCCTGCTGATCGACGGCAACCGCTTCCGCCCATTCGACGGCTACCCCTACCAGACCGTCGTGCACGGGGACGCAACCTACGCGAGCATCGCGGCGGCGTCCGTGCTCGCCAAGACCTGGCGGGACGAGCGGATGCGCGAGCTCGCGAAGCAGTATCCCCAATACGGATGGGAACACAACATGGGCTACCCGACGCCGGAGCACATCGCCGCCATCAAGGCCCACGGCTACTGCCCGGAACACCGCAAGTCATTCCACCCCAAAGAATTGGAACCTACTTTATTTGATCAAATATGA
- a CDS encoding Peptidase S46 produces the protein MKKILLTVATALLLLPAALRADEGMWLLPLIEKMNSDALRNLGSRLTPEQIYSINNSSIKDAVVQFGGGCTGELISGSGLLVTNHHCGYSSIQALSSTEHNYLEDGFFAMSREEEIPCPGLTVRFLQSMTDVTDEIAAGKDRRELIAEAGKENPNCQVRIVSFYNDNVYYLIVSKIYRDVRFVGAPPASSGKFGGDTDNWMWPRHTCDFSMFRVYADADNEPADYSPENVPMRPRQFLNISLKGVQEGDFAMIMGYPGSTQRFQTAAQLDYMLDINDVRIAARGVRQDIIWKAMRADEKVGIQYASKYSGSSNGWKKWIGEKQAFEALDIIGREEQKERELSAWIAADPERQAAWGDAIKTIAEVTEAARPVYRAVTLLNETIGRIEACGFAAEMAIVPQYIEQMRQRNPEAEISEEELYKQIVDYLDEEYKDYDINVDREVAVAMIDHYKANVDPADAIKIGGKSILSLDTRKLVDNLFKKSAFTSKEKLHAKPVSQKMLASDPAYVLAKAYVDALMPFREKVGELDEQGAPATKAYTAALLKWQEGKPSYPDANSTCRFTYGTVMSYEPKDGVLYKHYTTLKGVMEKEDPDNYEFIVPAKLKEIYQNKDYGQYANEKGEVVTCFLTNNDITGGNSGSPVMDADGNLIGLAFDGNWESMSSDVMFEPNLQRCICVDIRYVLLMVDKFAGAGYLLDEMNLVKE, from the coding sequence ATGAAAAAAATCCTATTAACCGTCGCCACGGCACTCCTTCTGCTGCCGGCCGCCCTGCGCGCCGACGAAGGGATGTGGCTCCTCCCGCTGATCGAGAAAATGAACAGCGACGCCCTGCGTAACCTCGGCTCCCGCCTCACGCCGGAGCAGATCTACAGCATCAACAACTCCTCCATCAAGGATGCCGTCGTACAGTTCGGCGGCGGATGCACCGGCGAGCTCATTTCCGGCAGCGGCCTGCTGGTGACCAACCACCACTGTGGCTACAGCAGCATCCAGGCGCTCTCCTCCACCGAGCACAACTACCTCGAGGACGGCTTCTTCGCCATGTCCCGTGAGGAAGAGATCCCCTGCCCGGGCCTGACCGTCCGCTTCCTGCAGAGCATGACCGATGTCACGGACGAGATCGCGGCCGGCAAGGACCGCCGCGAGCTGATCGCCGAGGCCGGCAAGGAGAACCCCAACTGCCAGGTGCGCATCGTCAGCTTCTACAACGACAATGTCTACTATCTGATTGTCTCCAAAATCTACCGAGACGTCCGCTTCGTGGGCGCCCCGCCGGCATCCTCCGGCAAGTTCGGCGGCGACACCGACAACTGGATGTGGCCCCGCCACACCTGCGACTTCTCGATGTTCCGCGTCTATGCCGACGCCGACAACGAGCCGGCAGACTACTCCCCCGAGAACGTCCCGATGCGCCCGCGCCAGTTCCTCAACATCTCGCTCAAGGGCGTGCAGGAGGGCGATTTCGCCATGATCATGGGCTATCCGGGCAGCACGCAGCGCTTCCAGACCGCCGCGCAGCTCGACTATATGCTTGACATCAACGATGTCCGCATCGCCGCCCGCGGCGTCCGCCAGGACATCATCTGGAAGGCCATGCGCGCCGACGAGAAGGTGGGCATCCAGTATGCCAGCAAGTATTCCGGCTCCTCCAACGGCTGGAAGAAATGGATCGGCGAGAAGCAGGCTTTCGAGGCCCTCGACATCATCGGCCGCGAAGAGCAGAAAGAGCGCGAGCTGAGCGCGTGGATCGCCGCCGATCCCGAGCGCCAGGCCGCCTGGGGCGACGCCATCAAGACCATCGCCGAGGTCACCGAGGCGGCCCGGCCCGTCTACCGCGCCGTTACGCTCCTCAACGAGACCATCGGCCGCATCGAGGCCTGCGGCTTTGCCGCCGAGATGGCCATCGTCCCCCAATACATCGAGCAGATGCGCCAGCGCAATCCGGAAGCCGAAATCTCTGAAGAAGAACTCTATAAGCAGATCGTCGACTACCTCGACGAGGAATACAAGGACTACGACATCAACGTGGACCGCGAGGTGGCCGTCGCTATGATCGACCACTACAAGGCCAACGTCGATCCGGCCGACGCCATCAAGATCGGCGGCAAGAGCATCCTGTCCCTGGATACCCGCAAGCTTGTGGACAACCTCTTCAAGAAGAGCGCCTTCACTTCCAAAGAGAAGCTTCACGCGAAGCCCGTCTCCCAGAAGATGCTTGCTTCGGATCCCGCCTATGTCCTGGCCAAGGCCTACGTCGACGCCCTCATGCCGTTCCGGGAGAAAGTGGGCGAGCTCGACGAGCAGGGCGCTCCGGCCACCAAGGCCTATACCGCCGCCCTCCTCAAGTGGCAGGAAGGCAAGCCGAGCTATCCCGACGCCAACAGCACCTGCCGCTTCACCTATGGCACCGTGATGAGCTACGAGCCCAAGGACGGCGTGCTCTACAAGCACTACACGACCCTCAAGGGCGTGATGGAGAAGGAAGATCCGGACAACTATGAGTTCATCGTCCCGGCGAAGCTCAAGGAGATCTACCAGAACAAGGACTACGGCCAGTACGCCAACGAGAAGGGCGAGGTCGTGACCTGCTTCCTGACCAACAACGACATTACGGGCGGCAACTCCGGCAGCCCCGTCATGGACGCCGACGGCAACCTGATCGGCCTCGCCTTCGACGGCAACTGGGAGTCGATGAGCAGCGACGTGATGTTCGAGCCGAACCTGCAGCGCTGCATCTGCGTGGACATCCGTTATGTCCTGCTGATGGTGGACAAGTTCGCCGGCGCCGGCTACCTTCTCGACGAAATGAATCTTGTTAAGGAATAA
- a CDS encoding ATP-binding protein involved in chromosome partitioning encodes MISKEDILQALREVHHPARQDRDIVDLGMVANVEILPGEQAGGSGGNAPRHDAEGSVTTTAVVVTLAFPKRRDPLAEYLIGSTRAALIRHLPASVSSEVKTVVVDEEKPKKKKNLDLGLEQLAEVRHIVGIASGKGGVGKSTVAVNLACALARLGYKVGLADADVYGPSIPVMTGTEGATPAAEPGEEEGKELIIPLEKYGVKWMSIGYFASRGQALIWRGPMACNALKQMILQVKWGPLDFLLIDMPPGTGDIHISLVQDIPMEGAVIVTTPQAVALADVEKGVNMFRNENVNRPIFGLIENMAWFTPEEHPDEKYYIFGRDGGAEMAKELGVDLLGRIPLVQGIRESGDAGEPVALGSRPDGLAFLELAGHLAEKLG; translated from the coding sequence ATGATCAGCAAAGAAGATATCTTACAGGCGCTGCGGGAAGTGCATCACCCCGCCCGCCAGGACCGTGACATCGTGGACCTCGGCATGGTCGCGAATGTAGAGATCTTGCCTGGCGAACAGGCAGGGGGTTCCGGGGGGAACGCCCCCCGTCATGATGCCGAAGGCAGCGTGACGACCACCGCTGTGGTCGTCACGCTCGCTTTCCCGAAGCGGCGCGACCCGCTCGCCGAATACCTGATCGGCAGCACCCGCGCGGCCCTCATCCGCCATCTGCCCGCCTCCGTGAGTTCGGAGGTCAAGACGGTCGTGGTCGATGAGGAGAAACCCAAGAAGAAAAAGAACCTCGACCTCGGCCTGGAACAGCTCGCCGAGGTCCGCCACATCGTCGGCATCGCCTCCGGCAAGGGCGGCGTGGGCAAGTCCACGGTGGCCGTCAACCTGGCCTGCGCGCTTGCGCGCCTGGGCTACAAGGTCGGCCTCGCGGACGCGGACGTCTATGGCCCTTCGATCCCCGTGATGACGGGGACCGAAGGCGCGACGCCCGCCGCCGAGCCCGGCGAGGAGGAGGGCAAGGAGCTCATCATCCCGCTGGAGAAATACGGCGTGAAATGGATGTCCATCGGCTATTTCGCCAGCCGGGGCCAGGCCCTGATCTGGCGCGGCCCGATGGCGTGCAACGCGCTCAAGCAGATGATCCTGCAGGTCAAATGGGGCCCGCTGGACTTCCTGCTCATCGACATGCCCCCGGGGACGGGCGACATCCACATCAGCCTCGTGCAGGACATCCCGATGGAAGGCGCCGTCATCGTGACGACGCCGCAGGCCGTGGCCCTCGCCGACGTGGAGAAAGGCGTCAACATGTTCCGCAACGAGAACGTGAACCGTCCCATCTTCGGCCTCATCGAGAACATGGCCTGGTTCACCCCGGAGGAGCATCCTGACGAAAAGTATTACATCTTCGGCCGCGACGGCGGCGCAGAGATGGCCAAAGAGCTGGGCGTCGACCTGCTCGGCCGCATTCCGCTCGTGCAGGGCATCCGCGAGAGCGGCGACGCCGGCGAGCCTGTGGCCCTGGGCAGCCGCCCGGACGGCCTCGCATTCCTTGAACTGGCCGGCCATCTGGCCGAAAAACTTGGTTAA
- a CDS encoding 16S rRNA (adenine1518-N6/adenine1519-N6)-dimethyltransferase, which translates to MMEVRAKKALGQHFLTDQSIAKAIVDALSVAGTASPDRGHPWPRKWEGPAPEGVGGMSEAKSGEAVPAAADVRDVLEIGPGMGVLTQYLLQREDIDLKLVELDGESVDYLLTHFPGMQGKLYQADYLRLDIHKLFPGPYRVIGNFPYNISSQIFFKILDDKDRVPEVVCMIQKEVAERIAEKPGSKTYGILSVLLQAWYEIDYVMTVGSGAFAPPPKVQSAVIRLRRNARTDLGCDERLFKTVVKTAFNQRRKTLRNALKPLLPEGFDASDPIFALRAERLGVEDFVALTRRLSAAA; encoded by the coding sequence ATGATGGAAGTCCGCGCCAAAAAGGCTTTAGGCCAACATTTCCTGACCGATCAGAGTATCGCGAAAGCCATTGTCGATGCTTTGTCGGTGGCGGGTACTGCCTCTCCGGACCGTGGCCACCCATGGCCTCGTAAATGGGAGGGGCCCGCGCCGGAAGGCGTGGGAGGGATGAGCGAAGCGAAGTCCGGAGAGGCAGTACCCGCCGCCGCTGACGTCCGGGATGTGTTGGAGATCGGGCCGGGCATGGGCGTGCTGACGCAGTATCTGCTGCAGCGCGAAGACATCGACCTGAAACTGGTGGAGCTGGACGGCGAATCCGTCGACTATCTGCTGACCCATTTCCCGGGGATGCAGGGCAAGCTCTACCAGGCCGACTACCTGCGCCTGGACATCCACAAGCTGTTCCCGGGCCCCTACCGCGTGATCGGGAACTTCCCCTACAACATCTCCTCCCAGATCTTCTTCAAGATCCTGGACGACAAGGACCGCGTCCCCGAGGTGGTCTGCATGATCCAGAAAGAGGTCGCGGAACGCATCGCCGAGAAGCCGGGCAGCAAGACCTACGGCATCCTGTCGGTGCTGCTGCAGGCCTGGTATGAGATCGATTACGTGATGACCGTGGGCTCCGGCGCCTTCGCCCCGCCGCCCAAGGTCCAGTCGGCGGTGATCCGCCTGCGGCGCAACGCCCGCACGGACCTCGGCTGCGACGAGCGGCTCTTCAAGACCGTCGTCAAGACCGCCTTCAACCAGCGGCGCAAGACCCTGCGCAACGCGCTCAAGCCGCTGCTGCCGGAAGGCTTCGACGCCTCCGACCCCATCTTCGCCCTGCGCGCGGAGCGCCTGGGCGTCGAAGACTTCGTCGCCCTCACCCGCCGCCTCTCCGCTGCCGCTTAG
- a CDS encoding Glycosyltransferase involved in cell wall bisynthesis, whose translation MKRLLIITYYWPPTGGSGVQRWVKFSKYLPEFGWQPVVYTPENPEQLATDGSLLADIPDCAEVIKTRITEPYEIYRRLTGGKKGGEVNPVNAQHKNWKQRLSLWIRGNCFIPDPRIGWVRPSVRFLVKYLREHPVDAVVTTGPPQSMHLIGRGLKRALGLHWIADFRDPWTEMFYYKHLGLSAAADRRHRRLEQSVLDEADTIVSVSPPVAADFQARTKTPVVLITNGFDEDDFGGGSLPHAPGVQGFPDPKNGSGKSLDTLAPQRQRTEIRLVHTGLFAADGNPLNLWDALAARCQADPDFRARLRIRLAGKVDAAISDAIRARGLGDNLVELGYLPHDETVREQRAADFLLLPLRQEPEYAKVLPGKIFEYLAARRPVLGIGQPDGAAAQILRDAGAGEMFDWDQRDGLLAFLDAAHPEATGIEKYSRRSLTAQLTKILP comes from the coding sequence GTGAAACGTCTGCTGATCATCACCTATTACTGGCCCCCGACCGGCGGTTCGGGGGTCCAGCGTTGGGTGAAGTTCAGCAAGTACCTTCCGGAGTTCGGCTGGCAGCCGGTGGTCTACACGCCGGAGAATCCCGAACAGCTGGCGACCGACGGAAGCCTGCTTGCGGACATCCCCGACTGCGCCGAGGTCATCAAGACCCGGATCACCGAACCTTATGAGATCTACCGCCGCCTGACGGGCGGCAAGAAGGGCGGGGAGGTCAATCCTGTCAACGCCCAGCACAAGAACTGGAAACAGAGACTTTCGCTATGGATCCGGGGCAATTGCTTCATCCCCGATCCGCGGATCGGCTGGGTGCGCCCGTCGGTCCGTTTCCTGGTTAAATACCTCCGGGAACATCCCGTCGACGCTGTCGTGACCACGGGCCCGCCGCAGTCGATGCACCTGATCGGCCGGGGGCTCAAGAGGGCCCTTGGGCTGCACTGGATTGCCGATTTCCGGGATCCGTGGACGGAAATGTTCTACTACAAGCACCTCGGCCTGTCCGCCGCCGCGGACCGCAGGCACCGTCGCCTGGAGCAGTCGGTGCTGGACGAGGCCGACACCATCGTCAGCGTGAGCCCGCCCGTCGCGGCCGACTTCCAGGCCCGGACGAAGACGCCCGTCGTCCTGATCACCAACGGCTTCGACGAAGACGATTTCGGAGGCGGATCTCTTCCCCACGCGCCAGGGGTCCAGGGTTTCCCGGACCCGAAAAATGGGTCCGGGAAATCCCTGGACACCCTGGCTCCACAACGCCAACGCACGGAGATCCGTCTGGTCCATACAGGCCTGTTTGCGGCGGACGGCAACCCGCTGAACCTCTGGGACGCTCTGGCGGCGCGCTGCCAGGCCGACCCGGATTTCCGCGCCCGCCTGCGGATCCGCCTCGCCGGCAAGGTGGACGCCGCCATTTCGGACGCCATCCGCGCCCGCGGGCTCGGCGACAATCTCGTCGAGCTGGGCTATCTGCCCCACGACGAGACCGTCCGCGAGCAGCGCGCGGCCGACTTCCTGCTGCTCCCGCTCCGCCAGGAGCCCGAATACGCCAAGGTCCTGCCCGGCAAGATCTTCGAGTACCTCGCCGCCAGGCGTCCGGTGCTGGGCATCGGCCAGCCGGACGGCGCCGCGGCGCAGATTTTGCGGGACGCCGGGGCCGGGGAGATGTTCGACTGGGACCAGCGTGACGGACTGCTCGCTTTCCTGGACGCGGCGCATCCGGAAGCCACCGGCATCGAGAAATACAGCCGCCGCTCCCTCACGGCGCAATTGACCAAAATACTGCCATGA
- a CDS encoding Histidine phosphatase superfamily (branch 2), giving the protein MRKAILLLSALLTLGTTAAFAQAWRSETAVRALQEEHSRAGNNLNSYEFFPIYDTPAPKGYKPVYISHYGRHGSRSNWGGKAYNNVIATLEAAQQESLLTPAGEMLLQGARDVLAGWDGMDGRLSQRGAREHAAIAERMYKRYPGVFKGEKNARAFSSTVQRCIISMNSFTNSLVRQNPKMQIRLDTGEKFMDYLDNEKGWERMTARAMRKSFEWLRDVPDDSLGVLSTVFTDPVAARKFVKSARQFTSDVYDTAVVAEDFDIEEDLYSVLPFDAIYRRWAQNNMFLYLGHCNSVEVGMERVPMARSLVEDIVNKADEALSTGNYAADFRFGHDYPLMALASYLGVEGVGERLEVGEICQKWFGFWNICMASNLQMVFYRNKAGHVLVKFLYQEQERKLRGLDPVAGPYYDWETVKANLEGYKR; this is encoded by the coding sequence ATGAGAAAAGCCATTTTACTCCTCTCAGCCCTGCTCACGCTCGGCACGACGGCCGCCTTCGCGCAGGCCTGGCGCTCCGAGACCGCCGTGCGCGCCCTGCAGGAAGAACACTCCCGCGCGGGAAATAATCTGAATTCGTACGAATTCTTTCCTATATATGACACGCCGGCCCCGAAGGGCTACAAGCCGGTTTACATCAGCCACTACGGCCGCCACGGCTCCCGCTCCAACTGGGGCGGCAAGGCCTACAACAACGTGATCGCCACCCTCGAGGCGGCGCAGCAGGAGAGCCTCCTGACGCCGGCAGGCGAGATGCTGCTCCAGGGCGCCCGCGACGTGCTGGCCGGCTGGGACGGCATGGACGGCCGCCTGTCGCAGCGCGGTGCGCGCGAGCACGCCGCCATCGCGGAGCGCATGTACAAGCGCTATCCGGGCGTGTTCAAGGGAGAGAAGAACGCCCGGGCGTTCTCCAGCACGGTGCAGCGCTGCATCATCAGCATGAATTCCTTCACCAACTCGCTGGTCCGCCAGAATCCCAAGATGCAGATCCGCCTGGACACGGGCGAGAAATTCATGGACTACCTCGACAACGAGAAGGGCTGGGAGCGCATGACCGCCCGCGCGATGCGCAAGAGCTTCGAGTGGCTGCGCGACGTGCCGGACGACTCCCTCGGCGTGCTCTCCACCGTGTTCACCGACCCGGTGGCGGCCCGCAAGTTCGTCAAGAGCGCCCGCCAGTTCACGTCGGACGTCTATGACACGGCCGTCGTGGCGGAGGACTTCGATATCGAGGAGGACCTTTATTCCGTGCTTCCCTTCGACGCGATCTACCGTCGCTGGGCGCAGAACAACATGTTCCTTTATCTGGGCCACTGCAACTCCGTCGAGGTGGGCATGGAGCGCGTCCCGATGGCCCGCTCGCTCGTCGAGGATATCGTGAACAAGGCCGACGAGGCCCTGTCCACGGGCAACTATGCGGCCGACTTCCGTTTCGGCCACGACTACCCTCTGATGGCCTTGGCCAGCTACCTCGGCGTCGAGGGCGTCGGCGAGCGCCTGGAGGTCGGCGAGATCTGCCAGAAGTGGTTCGGCTTCTGGAACATCTGCATGGCGAGCAACCTGCAGATGGTCTTCTACCGGAACAAGGCGGGGCACGTCCTCGTGAAGTTCCTCTATCAGGAGCAGGAGCGCAAGCTCCGCGGACTGGATCCCGTCGCGGGCCCGTACTACGACTGGGAGACCGTCAAGGCCAACCTTGAAGGCTACAAGCGGTGA
- a CDS encoding DNA mismatch repair protein MutS yields MLKQYFSIKAQHPEAVLLYRVGDFYETYSDDAVLVSKVLGLVLTRRSNGEKGDTPMAGFPHHAIEGYLQKLVRGGYKVAICDQLEDPALVKNKLVKRGITEILTPGIAFGEGMLEQKEHNYLAGLTFEGQSCGAAFLDVSTGTFQVAQGSIDYIGTLLSSLQPRELVVQRDVLRAVKERFGDFYTTGLDEWAFVQDAAVERLCKQLRVQSLKGFAIEGFPLAVCSAGALLVYLEQTQHAGLGNICSIGRIDEEKFVWMDKFTFRNLEIFQSNAGREGVSLVDVIDRSCTPMGARLLRQWLAMPVMDLKELESRYDVVQLLHDNEELLAELQGNLGEIGDLERILARAANGKILPREVRQLGRSLSRMTPIRELCGDSGCAALDRLIKGLRNTDRLLERITATLAEDASQLGRGDVIAAGVDKQLDELRAISRGGKDYLLQMQVRESERTGITSLKISYNNVFGYYIEVRNTFRDKVPPEWIRKQTLVNAERYITPELKEYEEKILGAEASIYEIESRLYGELVAAVQKAIRDIQENCRILARLDVLQGFAQQALDRAYCRPVMDKGTVLDIKAGRHPVIETLMPVGEEYVPNDIRLDSKGEQIIILTGPNMAGKSALLRQTALIVLLAQIGSFVPAQSAQIGYFDKIFTRVGATDNISRGESTFMVEMLETAMIMHNLSARSLVLLDEIGRGTSTYDGMSIARALVEYIHQNGKGAKTLFATHYHELNDLEEQYPRVKNYHIAVKEEGKNVIFLRKLMPGGVAHSFGIHVARLAGMPREVVESAERTLRDLERREKHASAMAMEDDGSVQLSFFQLDDPTLSSIKDKLEAADLNNMTPLQAFDLLRALKGELGI; encoded by the coding sequence ATGCTGAAGCAATACTTCAGCATCAAGGCGCAACACCCCGAGGCCGTGCTCCTGTACCGTGTCGGGGATTTCTACGAGACTTATTCCGACGACGCCGTGCTGGTCAGCAAGGTGCTCGGACTCGTGCTCACGCGCCGCTCCAACGGCGAAAAGGGCGACACCCCGATGGCCGGCTTCCCGCACCACGCCATCGAGGGCTACCTGCAGAAACTCGTGCGCGGAGGCTACAAGGTGGCCATCTGCGACCAGCTGGAGGACCCCGCGCTCGTCAAGAACAAGCTCGTCAAGCGCGGCATCACGGAGATCCTCACCCCGGGCATCGCCTTCGGCGAAGGGATGCTCGAACAGAAAGAGCACAACTACCTCGCCGGCCTGACCTTCGAGGGACAGAGTTGCGGCGCCGCCTTCCTGGACGTGTCCACGGGCACTTTCCAGGTGGCGCAGGGCAGCATCGACTACATCGGCACGCTGCTCAGCTCCCTGCAGCCCCGGGAGCTGGTGGTCCAGCGCGACGTGCTGCGCGCCGTCAAGGAGCGCTTCGGCGATTTCTATACCACCGGGCTCGACGAATGGGCCTTCGTGCAGGATGCCGCCGTGGAGCGTCTCTGCAAGCAGCTCCGCGTGCAGAGCCTGAAGGGCTTCGCCATCGAGGGCTTCCCGCTCGCCGTCTGCTCGGCCGGCGCGCTGCTGGTCTACCTCGAGCAGACGCAGCATGCGGGCCTGGGCAACATCTGCTCGATCGGCCGCATCGACGAGGAGAAGTTCGTGTGGATGGACAAGTTCACCTTCCGCAACCTGGAGATCTTCCAGAGCAACGCGGGCCGGGAGGGGGTCAGCCTGGTCGATGTCATCGACCGCAGCTGCACCCCGATGGGCGCCCGCCTGCTCCGCCAGTGGCTGGCGATGCCGGTGATGGACCTCAAGGAGCTGGAGTCGCGCTACGACGTGGTGCAGCTCCTGCACGACAACGAAGAGCTGCTCGCCGAGCTCCAGGGCAACCTGGGAGAGATCGGCGACCTGGAGCGCATCCTCGCGCGCGCGGCCAACGGCAAGATCCTCCCGCGGGAGGTCCGCCAGCTCGGCCGCTCGCTGAGCCGGATGACCCCGATCCGGGAGCTGTGCGGCGACAGCGGCTGCGCGGCGCTCGACCGCCTCATCAAGGGGCTGCGCAATACCGACAGGCTGCTGGAGCGCATCACCGCCACACTGGCGGAGGACGCCTCGCAGCTGGGCCGGGGCGACGTCATCGCCGCGGGCGTGGACAAGCAGCTGGACGAGCTGCGCGCCATCTCGCGCGGCGGCAAGGACTACCTCCTGCAGATGCAGGTGCGCGAGAGCGAGCGAACGGGCATCACTTCGCTCAAAATCAGCTACAACAACGTCTTCGGCTACTATATCGAGGTGCGCAACACCTTCCGCGACAAGGTCCCGCCGGAGTGGATCCGCAAGCAGACCCTCGTCAACGCGGAGCGCTACATCACCCCGGAGCTGAAAGAATACGAGGAGAAGATCCTCGGTGCGGAGGCCTCCATCTACGAGATCGAGAGCCGCCTCTACGGCGAACTCGTCGCCGCCGTCCAGAAGGCCATCCGCGACATCCAGGAGAACTGCCGCATCCTGGCGCGCCTGGACGTGCTGCAGGGCTTCGCCCAGCAGGCACTGGACCGCGCCTACTGCCGGCCGGTGATGGACAAGGGCACGGTCCTGGACATCAAGGCCGGGCGGCACCCCGTCATCGAGACGCTGATGCCTGTGGGCGAGGAATACGTCCCCAACGACATCCGGCTGGACAGCAAGGGCGAGCAGATCATCATCCTGACCGGCCCCAACATGGCCGGTAAATCCGCCCTCCTGCGCCAGACCGCGCTCATCGTGCTCCTGGCCCAGATCGGCTCGTTCGTGCCCGCGCAGTCGGCGCAGATCGGCTATTTCGACAAGATCTTCACGCGCGTCGGCGCGACGGACAACATCTCCCGCGGCGAGTCCACCTTCATGGTGGAGATGCTCGAGACCGCGATGATCATGCACAACCTCAGCGCCCGCTCGCTGGTGCTGCTGGACGAGATCGGCCGCGGCACGTCCACCTACGACGGCATGTCCATCGCCCGCGCCCTCGTGGAATACATCCACCAGAACGGCAAGGGCGCCAAGACCCTCTTCGCCACGCACTACCACGAGCTGAACGACCTGGAGGAGCAGTATCCCCGCGTCAAGAACTACCACATCGCGGTCAAGGAGGAGGGCAAGAACGTCATCTTCCTGCGCAAGCTGATGCCCGGCGGCGTGGCGCACAGCTTCGGTATCCACGTGGCGCGTCTGGCCGGCATGCCGCGCGAGGTCGTGGAGTCCGCGGAGCGGACGCTGCGCGACCTGGAGCGGCGCGAGAAGCACGCCAGCGCCATGGCGATGGAAGACGACGGCTCGGTCCAGCTGTCCTTCTTCCAGCTGGACGACCCGACCCTCTCCTCGATCAAGGACAAGCTCGAGGCCGCCGACCTCAACAACATGACGCCCCTGCAGGCGTTCGACCTCCTGCGGGCGCTGAAGGGCGAGCTGGGAATCTAA